In Salinirussus salinus, the following proteins share a genomic window:
- a CDS encoding tripartite tricarboxylate transporter permease, with protein sequence MDVGVTVVTDPGTAAAALLFVFGGVVLGTVSGLVPGLHANNFALLLAAAVPVVPGPPRFVGAAMLAAGVVHTFLDVVPALALGVPDAAMAATAVPGHRLVIQGRGREALRLSALGSGLAIALAVPLALPVTAVMSRVYPALEPHLPLVLGAIAVLLVVGERSWRARLGAALAVGASGLLGLATLDLETGGLAAGGTLAPLFAGLFGAPVLVEALGGDGVPPQADAAVTVGKRALAGTALVGTLSGAIVGYISGISSGVAAVGALAVLPGRGPRTYVVVTSGVNTANTVFALFALVALRDAHTGVLVALDGAGVPLNLPLLLAGCALAAAVGFLLVPWAGDRYLAAANRADQTYISVGVLALLCLVVGALAGAVGVGIFAVSAAVGLVPARFGARRVSLMGVLLVPLAVGL encoded by the coding sequence ATGGACGTCGGTGTCACGGTCGTCACGGACCCGGGGACGGCGGCGGCCGCCCTGCTGTTTGTCTTTGGGGGTGTTGTGCTGGGCACCGTCAGCGGACTCGTTCCTGGCCTGCACGCCAACAACTTCGCGCTCCTGCTGGCGGCCGCGGTGCCGGTCGTCCCCGGGCCGCCCCGCTTCGTCGGCGCGGCCATGCTCGCGGCCGGCGTCGTCCACACCTTCCTGGACGTGGTGCCCGCGCTCGCGCTGGGCGTGCCCGACGCCGCGATGGCCGCGACGGCGGTCCCTGGCCACCGCCTGGTCATCCAGGGCCGGGGCCGGGAGGCGCTCCGGCTCTCGGCGCTGGGCAGCGGGCTCGCCATCGCGCTGGCGGTCCCGCTCGCGCTCCCCGTGACCGCTGTCATGTCCCGAGTCTATCCGGCGCTCGAACCCCACCTCCCGCTCGTGCTGGGGGCCATCGCGGTCCTCCTTGTCGTCGGGGAGCGAAGCTGGCGGGCCCGGCTCGGTGCCGCACTCGCGGTCGGCGCCAGCGGCCTGCTCGGGCTCGCGACCCTCGACCTCGAGACCGGCGGACTCGCGGCCGGCGGGACGCTCGCGCCGCTTTTCGCCGGCCTGTTCGGCGCGCCGGTGCTGGTCGAGGCGCTGGGCGGTGACGGCGTCCCGCCACAGGCCGATGCCGCGGTCACTGTCGGGAAGCGAGCACTGGCGGGAACCGCGCTGGTCGGTACCCTCTCGGGCGCCATCGTCGGCTACATCTCCGGTATCTCCAGCGGGGTTGCCGCCGTGGGGGCGCTTGCAGTCCTGCCCGGCCGCGGTCCGCGGACCTACGTGGTCGTCACCAGCGGCGTCAACACCGCCAATACGGTTTTTGCTCTCTTTGCGCTCGTCGCGCTCCGGGACGCCCACACCGGGGTGCTGGTCGCGCTCGACGGCGCGGGCGTCCCGCTGAACCTGCCGCTCCTGCTCGCCGGCTGCGCGCTCGCCGCGGCCGTCGGCTTCCTGCTGGTGCCCTGGGCCGGCGACCGCTACCTCGCGGCAGCCAACCGCGCCGACCAGACCTACATCTCCGTGGGGGTGCTCGCCCTGCTCTGCCTGGTCGTGGGTGCGCTGGCCGGCGCCGTCGGCGTCGGAATCTTCGCCGTCAGCGCCGCGGTCGGACTCGTCCCCGCCCGGTTCGGCGCCCGCCGGGTGTCGCTGATGGGGGTGTTGCTCGTTCCGCTCGCGGTCGGCCTATAG
- the rpl12p gene encoding 50S ribosomal protein P1, with product MEYVYAALILNESGEEINEDNLTGVLEAAGVDVEESRVKALVAALEDVDIDEAVEEAAAVPAATGGGGAAPAAEEAEEEAEAEEEEAEEEAAEEEEAGDDDDEEASGEGLGELFG from the coding sequence ATGGAGTACGTATACGCAGCACTCATCCTGAACGAATCGGGCGAGGAGATCAACGAGGACAACCTGACGGGCGTGCTCGAGGCCGCCGGCGTCGACGTGGAGGAATCCCGCGTCAAGGCGCTGGTCGCGGCCCTCGAGGACGTCGACATCGACGAGGCCGTCGAGGAGGCCGCCGCAGTCCCCGCCGCGACCGGCGGTGGCGGCGCGGCCCCCGCGGCCGAGGAGGCCGAGGAGGAAGCCGAGGCTGAAGAAGAGGAAGCCGAGGAGGAAGCGGCCGAGGAAGAGGAAGCCGGCGACGACGACGACGAGGAGGCCTCCGGCGAGGGCCTCGGCGAGCTGTTCGGCTGA
- a CDS encoding 50S ribosomal protein L10, with product MSAESERKTETIPEWKREEVDEIADFLERYESVGVIDITGIPSRQLQDMRRDLHGTAEIRVSRNTLLVRALEEAGLDELPGYVSGQVGLVGTNENPFGLYQQLEASKTSAPINAGEVAPNDIVIPEGDTGMDPGPFVGELQTVGANARIEEGSIKVLEDSTVLEAGGEVSADLANVLSELGIEPKEVGLDLRGVVAEGVLFEPEDLELDLEEYRADIEAAAARGRNLALNAEFPTASTLPALLGKASGEAKSLGIQAAIEDPDVLPDLIGKADGQVRALAARVEDPEALPEELQGVEEVEQADDQTESSETEPDDTEDADDADADDATEADADDDDDDGGDAGEALGDMFGD from the coding sequence ATGAGCGCAGAGAGCGAGCGCAAGACCGAGACCATCCCCGAGTGGAAACGGGAAGAGGTCGACGAGATCGCCGACTTCCTCGAGCGCTACGAGAGCGTCGGCGTCATCGACATCACCGGCATCCCGAGCCGCCAGCTCCAGGACATGCGCCGTGACCTGCACGGCACGGCCGAGATCCGGGTCTCCCGGAACACCCTGCTGGTGCGGGCCCTGGAGGAGGCCGGCCTCGACGAGCTGCCGGGCTACGTGAGCGGCCAGGTCGGCCTGGTCGGCACCAACGAGAACCCCTTCGGGCTCTACCAGCAACTGGAGGCCTCGAAGACCTCCGCGCCGATCAACGCGGGCGAAGTCGCACCCAACGACATCGTCATCCCCGAGGGCGACACGGGGATGGACCCCGGGCCCTTCGTCGGCGAACTGCAGACCGTCGGCGCGAACGCCCGGATCGAGGAGGGGTCGATCAAGGTGCTCGAGGACTCGACCGTCCTGGAAGCGGGCGGCGAGGTCTCGGCTGACCTCGCGAACGTCCTCTCGGAGCTGGGCATCGAGCCCAAGGAGGTCGGGCTCGACCTGCGCGGCGTGGTCGCCGAGGGCGTGCTCTTCGAGCCCGAAGACCTCGAACTGGACCTCGAGGAGTACCGCGCCGACATCGAGGCCGCTGCCGCACGGGGACGCAACCTCGCGCTCAACGCGGAGTTCCCGACCGCGTCGACGCTGCCGGCCCTGCTGGGGAAGGCAAGCGGCGAGGCCAAGAGCCTGGGGATTCAGGCTGCCATCGAGGACCCCGACGTCCTGCCCGACCTCATCGGGAAGGCCGACGGTCAGGTCCGCGCGCTCGCCGCGCGGGTCGAGGACCCCGAAGCCCTGCCCGAGGAGCTGCAGGGCGTCGAGGAAGTGGAACAGGCTGACGACCAGACCGAGTCGTCCGAGACCGAACCGGACGACACCGAGGACGCCGACGACGCCGATGCTGACGACGCCACAGAAGCCGATGCGGACGACGATGACGACGACGGCGGCGACGCCGGCGAGGCCCTCGGAGACATGTTCGGTGACTAA
- a CDS encoding 50S ribosomal protein L1 produces MADQDIEEAVSRALEDAPPRNFRETVDLAVNLRDIDLDDPSNRIDESIVLPEGTGQETSIVVFADGETAVRAEEVADEVLSPDELADLGDDDDAAKDLAERTDFFLAEEALMQDIGRYLGTVLGPRGKMPEPVSPDDDIVEQVERLKNSVQVRSGDRRTFHTRVGAEDMSAEEIADNIDVIIRRLHADLEKGPMNVDSVFVKTTMGPAVEVAQ; encoded by the coding sequence ATGGCAGACCAGGACATAGAGGAGGCGGTTTCGCGCGCACTCGAGGATGCCCCACCACGGAACTTCCGTGAGACGGTAGACCTCGCGGTCAACCTGCGCGACATCGACCTCGACGACCCATCGAACCGTATCGACGAGAGTATCGTACTGCCGGAGGGGACCGGCCAGGAGACGTCGATCGTGGTCTTCGCAGACGGCGAGACCGCGGTCCGTGCCGAGGAGGTCGCCGACGAGGTGCTCAGCCCCGACGAGCTGGCCGACCTCGGTGACGACGACGACGCGGCCAAGGACCTGGCCGAGCGGACCGACTTCTTCCTCGCGGAGGAGGCGCTGATGCAGGACATCGGGCGCTACCTGGGGACCGTGCTCGGCCCCCGGGGGAAGATGCCCGAGCCGGTCAGCCCCGACGACGACATCGTCGAGCAGGTCGAACGGCTGAAAAACTCCGTGCAGGTCCGCAGCGGCGACCGGCGGACGTTCCACACCCGCGTGGGTGCCGAGGACATGTCCGCCGAGGAGATCGCCGACAACATCGACGTCATCATCAGGCGACTCCACGCCGACCTCGAGAAGGGGCCGATGAACGTCGACTCCGTGTTCGTGAAGACGACCATGGGCCCGGCCGTGGAGGTGGCCCAATGA
- a CDS encoding 50S ribosomal protein L11 — MAETIEVLVPGGQADPGPPLGPELGPTPVDVQAVVQEINDRTEAFDGTEVPVTVEYEEDGSFSIEVGVPPTAELIKDEAGFETGSGEPQENFVADLSVDQVRQIAEQKHPDLLSYDLKNAAKEVVGTCTSLGVTIEGENPREFKEKIDAGEYDDVFEAEATA; from the coding sequence ATGGCTGAAACCATCGAGGTACTCGTCCCCGGCGGGCAGGCCGACCCCGGCCCGCCGCTGGGCCCGGAACTGGGCCCCACGCCGGTGGACGTCCAGGCGGTCGTTCAGGAGATAAACGACCGGACCGAGGCGTTCGACGGCACCGAGGTTCCCGTCACCGTCGAGTACGAGGAGGACGGCTCCTTCTCCATCGAGGTGGGCGTCCCGCCGACCGCGGAGCTCATCAAGGACGAGGCCGGCTTCGAGACCGGCAGCGGCGAACCCCAGGAGAACTTCGTCGCCGACCTGAGCGTCGACCAGGTCCGTCAGATCGCCGAGCAGAAACACCCCGACCTGCTCTCCTACGACCTGAAAAACGCCGCCAAGGAGGTCGTCGGCACCTGCACCTCCCTGGGCGTGACCATCGAGGGCGAGAACCCCCGGGAGTTCAAAGAGAAGATCGACGCCGGCGAGTACGACGACGTCTTCGAAGCCGAAGCGACAGCGTAG
- a CDS encoding VNG_1110C family protein has protein sequence MTDAARFRDSTQILLPRAAMDGFDGALEERFTVTVREEDSRVRIIGSPVEIKDVSDFLARNGVTVA, from the coding sequence ATGACAGACGCGGCCCGTTTCCGCGACAGCACGCAGATCCTCCTCCCGCGGGCGGCGATGGACGGGTTCGACGGCGCCCTCGAGGAGCGCTTTACCGTCACCGTCCGGGAGGAGGACTCGCGGGTCCGCATCATTGGCAGCCCCGTCGAGATCAAGGACGTCTCCGACTTTCTGGCCCGTAACGGCGTCACGGTCGCGTGA